Within Streptomyces roseirectus, the genomic segment CCTGGGACTGGCGCCCGATGCGGGCCGCGCTCGCGGCGTACGCGGAACGGGCGGCGCCCGCGCAGGCGTGGGTGGTGCGGTCGATGCACATACCGAAGGCCGGCGAGCACTCGGTGGGCGTGGACCGCCTGTTCGCCCCGCAACTCGGCCACCTGTTCAGCGGCCAGCAGGCGATCGGCGTGTGGTACGCGTCGGAGCGGCTGAGCGTGCCGGTGCACTGGCGACTGCTCCTCACCGACCCGTGGGTGAGCGACAGCCGCCGCCGCGACCGCGCCGAGGTCCCCGCGAAGGCGTCCGCGGAGAGCCTGGAGCAGTGCACGGCGGAAGCGGTGCTCGAAGTCGTCCAGAACAACGGCGGCGCCGCCCGCAGACCCGTCGTCCTGGACGTCAGGGGCGGGACGACGGCGACGACGCTGACGCGGCTGACGGAGGCCGGGGTGCCGGTGCTGGCGCGGGTGACGGCGGCGACGCGGCTCGCGGTCGCCGACCGGGCCCTGCCTGGGTTCCGGGCCGGCCCGCTGTGCGCGCAGCAGATCCTGGAGGCGACCAAGGGGCTGCGCCGGCCGGTGACGTGGCCGGACCCGGCGCGCGCGGGCGCGGTGCGCTCGGCGCTGGCGTCGGTGGTGCGGGTGACCGTGCCGGACGCGCAGGGGCGCCGGCATCCGATGCTGCTGCTGGGCGAGTGGTCCGACCCCCATCAGCCGCCGTCCGCCGCGTGGCTGACCAACCTGGGCCAGTCCCCGGTGGGCCGGCTCGTCCGGCTGACCCGGCTGCCGCGCCGGGTGGACGCCGACTTCGCCGAGATCGGCGAGGCGTGCGGCCTGCGGGACTTCATGGGCCGCTCCTTCCCGGGCTGGCACCGCCACGTGACGCTCGCCTCGGCGGCCCACACGGCGATGGTCCTGGCCCGCGCGGAACACCTCACGACGGTGCCGCGCCCCTAATTCCCGTACGACCAACTCCCGTACAGAGCCACCCGGTTCACGATCCGAGCCCCCGCCGACAGGGCCCGGTCGACAGACGCCCCGAGCCCGCCGCGCCCCACGCAGCGCGGCCGGCTCGGGGTCAGCCGTGTGTGAGGCCGCACGGGGGCCTCACCCTCGCAGTACGTCCCGCACCCGGTGCAGCCGCAGCGCCAGCTGGATCTCCAGGAGCGGTCCCGGGTTCTGCCAGTCCGGGCCGAGCAGGGCCGTGATGCGTTCGAGGCGGCGGGAGACGGTGTTGGGGTGGACGTGGAGCGCGCCGGCCGCCCCGGTGGGGCTGGACTTGGCCGCGAAGTACGCCTCCAGGGTGACCGCGAACTCCGTGAAGTGCTCCTCGTCGTGACGCAGGATCGGCCCGATCGTCGCGTCGACGAACCCGCGCACGTCACGGTCGTCCGAGAGCAGCACGCCGAGGAAGCCGAGGTCCTGGGGCGCGGCCGTGGCGCCGGGCGCGTCGAGCGCCGTCACCGCGTCGAGGCAGCGCACCGCCTCCTGGAAGACGCGCCGCACCTCCATGACGCCCCGGCCGGGCCCGGCGGCGCCGCAGGAGACCGGGCGGCCGAGCAGCGGAGAGAGTTCGCCGGAGACCGCGCGGGCGGCGGCGGAGGCGTCCGTGCCGGGGAACAGCAGGGCCATGCAGCCGTCGTGCTCGGTCTTGAGGCCGGTCATGCGGTGGACGTAGGAGAGGGACCAGACGGTGGCGCGCCCGTGGTCGCCGCCCTCGGGCCGCATCACGACGACGACGTACGGCTCGTCGAGGTCGATGCCGATCTGCCGGGCGCGCTGGGCGATGCGGCGGGGCGCGCGCAGCGGCGCGGTGAGGAGTTCGTCGAGGAGTTCGTCGCGCAGGGGCGACTCGGTGACGCCCGCGCTGCCCTGGATGAGCAGTTGGACGGCGCAGACCTGCGCGGCGAGCTGGAGGAGGCGTTCGTCGGCGCCGACGAGCCGGGTCTCGGGGGCGAGGACGAGGTGGCCCAGGTTCTCGGCGCCGGCGATGACGGGCGCGACCCAGACGCCGTCGGGGGTGCGGACGGTGGTGCGGCGGGCGTGCGCGTCGAGGATCGCCTCGTCGATGTCGGCCTTGGCGCAGCCGTCGCCGCTGCCCGCCAGCAGCCGTCCGGCGGGGTCGTAGAGCTGGGCGGTGCCGTCGAGGGCGGAGCCGGTCGCGGCGACGATGGTGGCGAGGTTGGCGCCGACGAGCGGGAGGCTCATGATGCGGCCGTAGGCGTCGGTCAGCTCCTGGAGGCGCACCAGGCCCGCGCGCACGCGGTAGTTGTCCTGTTCGAGTTCGGTGGACTGGTGGCGGGCGCGTTCCAGGAGTCGGGCGTTGTCGACGGCGAGCGCGGCGAGGTCGGCGAACTGGATGAGGGCGCCGATCTCGTCGGGCGTGAAGTGGCGCACGGCGCGCTGGGCGCCGTAGAGGATGCCGACGGTGGTGTGCCCGACCCGTAAGGGGACGGCGAGCAGGGCGCGCAGGCCCTCCGCCTGGGTGGCCTCGTCGAGCCCCTTGGAGGTGGCGAAGGTCTGGTCGAGGATGCAGTCGGCGGTCCAGGCGGGCGCCCCGGTGCGCAGGACGCGGGCGCCGACGCTGCCCTCGGAGACGAGGTCGAGTTTGGTGCTGAGGTCGGTGACGGAGCCCTCGGCGGCGTGGCCCTGGACCTCGCCGGTGAGGTCGATGAGGGCGACGAAGGTGATGTCGAGGCTCAGCAGCCGGCGGGCGCGGCGGGCGACCGTGCGCAGCAGCGCGTCGACGTCGGGGGCGTCCATGAGGTCGCGGGCGGTGTCGACGAGGGCGGTGAGGTCGTCCTCCCACTGCCGTCGTCTGCCGGGCCGCTCCGGCAGGGCGCGGGCCAGTTGCACGGCCCGGCTGAGGCGGCCCAGCTCCGCGTCGGGCAGCCCTTCGCGGCGGGCCCGCACCAGCAGTGAGTCGAAACGGCTCGGCGGGCTGTCCTCCGCGAGGAGTTCCAGCACGGCGAGTATGTGACTGTCCGAGTTCGGCGGCTCCATCACCCAACCCATCCCCCGTAGTCCGAACGATCTCCCCGGAAGGTAAAGGCTCGCCGACCCCGGGTCAACGCTCCGCGACAGATGAGCGACCGACTGTCAACCAGGCTCGCGGAAAAGGCCGACACAACAGCCTACTTGATGGGGGTTCAGCCCTACGGAAACCCGATTCAGCCCTGCGGAAAACCGAGGAGGACCGAGGAGAACCGGGGGCGCCCGGGGGCGCCCGGATCAGCGGCGGCTCACAGGGTCTCCAGGTAGCCGAGGACGTTGCGCCGGGTCTCCGCCACGCTGTCGCCGCCGAACTTCTCCCCCACCGCGTCCGCGAGGACCAGCGCGACCATCGCCTCGGCGACGATCCCGGCGGCCGGCACCGCGCACACGTCGGAGCGCTGGTGGTGCGCGCGGGCGGGCTCGCCGGTCGCCAGGTCGACGGTGCGCAGGGCGCGCGGCACGGTCGCGATCGGCTTCATCGCGGCCCGGACGCGCAGGAGTTCACCGGTCGTCAGACCGCCCTCGGTGCCGCCGGCGCGCCCGCTGGTCCGGCGGAGCCCGTCGGCGGTGGGGACGATCTCGTCGTGGGCCATCGAGCCCGGGACGCGGGCCAGTGCGAAGCCGTCGCCGACCTCGACGCCCTTGATCGCCTGGATGCCCATCAGCGCGGCGGCCAGGCGCGCGTCCAGGCGCCGGTCCCAGTGGACGTGCGAGCCGAGGCCGACGGGCACGCCGTAGGCCAGGACCTCGACGACGCCGCCGAGGGTGTCGCCGTCCTTGTGGGCCTGGTCGATCTCGGCGACCATCGCCTTCGACGCGTCGGCGTCCAGGCAGCGCACCGGGTCCGCATCCAGCCTCCCGACGTCCGCCGGGGTCGGGTACACCCCGTACGGGGCCTGGGCGGCGGCGAGTCGGACGACGTGGCTGACGATCTGGACGCCGCACGTCTCGCGCAGGTAGGAGCGGGCGACGGCGCCGAGCGCGACGCGGGCGGCGGTCTCGCGGGCGGAGGCGCGCTCCAGCACCGGGCGGGCCTCGGCGAAGCCGTACTTCTGCATGCCGGCGAGGTCGGCGTGGCCGGGGCGGGGGCGGGTCAGCGGGGCGTTGCGCTTGAGGGCGCCGAGGTCGGCCGGGTCCACGGGGTCGGCGGCCATCACCTTCTCCCACTTCGGCCACTCCGTGTTGCCGACCATCACCGAGACCGGCGAGCCGATCGTCAGGCCGTGCCGGACGCCGCCGAGGAACGTCACCTCGTCGCGCTCGAACGTCATCCGGGCGCCCCGGCCGTACCCGAGACGCCGGCGGGCGAGGTGGCCCGCGACGTCGTCGGTGGTGATCGGCACACCGGCGGGCAGGCCCTCCAGCGTGGCGACGAGAGCGGGGCCGTGGGACTCGCCCGCGGTGAGCCAGCGCAGCCTGGTCAACTCGTGCTCCTTGGAAGGTCGGTGGACGTAGTAGGCGGGAGACCGGCGGTCATACGGTCGTCAACTCCAGGGCCGCCAGGGCGGATTCGGTGACCTCGGCAGGGGTGCGCCGGTCGGTGGCGACGATCGCTGTGGCGACCTCCTCGTACAGAGGGCGGCGGGCGGCCGTCAACTCCCGCCAGCGGCCCAGGGGATCAGGGGCGGCGAGCAGGGGGCGACCGCCGGCGAGGTTCAGGCGCCGGGCGGCCTCGGCGGCGCCCATCGTGAGGTACAGGACCCGGTGCCCGGCGAGGAGGGCGCGGGTGCCGGGGTCGAGGACCGCGCCGCCGCCGAGGGCGAGGACGCCGCCGTGTCCGACGAGCGCGCGCACGACCGCCCGCTTCTCGGCCGTCCGGAAGGCGGGCTCGCCCCCGGCCGCGAAGATCTCGGTGATCGCCCGGCCCTCGGCGGTGACGACGTCGTCGTCCGTGTCCCGGAACCCCACGCCGAGGCGGGCGGCCAGCAGGCGGCCGACAGTGGACTTGCCGACGCCCATGGGGCCGACGAGGACCGCCGCCGGGTCGGTGCGGGTCACGAGGCGAGCGCCGGGAGTCCCGCGACGAGGGCGTCGAGGAGGGCGGCGGTGATGCGGGGGCCGTCGACGGTGAGCAGGGACTCGGCGTGGAACTGCATGGACGCGAAGCGGGCGGAGCGCAGGGCGTGCACCTCGCCGGTCCTGGGGTCGCGGCTGACCTCGACCTCGGTGC encodes:
- the aroC gene encoding chorismate synthase, giving the protein MTRLRWLTAGESHGPALVATLEGLPAGVPITTDDVAGHLARRRLGYGRGARMTFERDEVTFLGGVRHGLTIGSPVSVMVGNTEWPKWEKVMAADPVDPADLGALKRNAPLTRPRPGHADLAGMQKYGFAEARPVLERASARETAARVALGAVARSYLRETCGVQIVSHVVRLAAAQAPYGVYPTPADVGRLDADPVRCLDADASKAMVAEIDQAHKDGDTLGGVVEVLAYGVPVGLGSHVHWDRRLDARLAAALMGIQAIKGVEVGDGFALARVPGSMAHDEIVPTADGLRRTSGRAGGTEGGLTTGELLRVRAAMKPIATVPRALRTVDLATGEPARAHHQRSDVCAVPAAGIVAEAMVALVLADAVGEKFGGDSVAETRRNVLGYLETL
- a CDS encoding shikimate kinase, translating into MGVGKSTVGRLLAARLGVGFRDTDDDVVTAEGRAITEIFAAGGEPAFRTAEKRAVVRALVGHGGVLALGGGAVLDPGTRALLAGHRVLYLTMGAAEAARRLNLAGGRPLLAAPDPLGRWRELTAARRPLYEEVATAIVATDRRTPAEVTESALAALELTTV
- a CDS encoding IS701 family transposase; the encoded protein is MRPTVAVPPHTAEETVVPVSTCAGSAPAGAVTTRHQYTSRPPAPAVDAVAADLSRALFAPFRRRDQRRKAEMYFQGLLTTSGRKSVRNIAAHLGDPNAEQGLHHFISCSTWDWRPMRAALAAYAERAAPAQAWVVRSMHIPKAGEHSVGVDRLFAPQLGHLFSGQQAIGVWYASERLSVPVHWRLLLTDPWVSDSRRRDRAEVPAKASAESLEQCTAEAVLEVVQNNGGAARRPVVLDVRGGTTATTLTRLTEAGVPVLARVTAATRLAVADRALPGFRAGPLCAQQILEATKGLRRPVTWPDPARAGAVRSALASVVRVTVPDAQGRRHPMLLLGEWSDPHQPPSAAWLTNLGQSPVGRLVRLTRLPRRVDADFAEIGEACGLRDFMGRSFPGWHRHVTLASAAHTAMVLARAEHLTTVPRP
- a CDS encoding helix-turn-helix domain-containing protein, producing MEPPNSDSHILAVLELLAEDSPPSRFDSLLVRARREGLPDAELGRLSRAVQLARALPERPGRRRQWEDDLTALVDTARDLMDAPDVDALLRTVARRARRLLSLDITFVALIDLTGEVQGHAAEGSVTDLSTKLDLVSEGSVGARVLRTGAPAWTADCILDQTFATSKGLDEATQAEGLRALLAVPLRVGHTTVGILYGAQRAVRHFTPDEIGALIQFADLAALAVDNARLLERARHQSTELEQDNYRVRAGLVRLQELTDAYGRIMSLPLVGANLATIVAATGSALDGTAQLYDPAGRLLAGSGDGCAKADIDEAILDAHARRTTVRTPDGVWVAPVIAGAENLGHLVLAPETRLVGADERLLQLAAQVCAVQLLIQGSAGVTESPLRDELLDELLTAPLRAPRRIAQRARQIGIDLDEPYVVVVMRPEGGDHGRATVWSLSYVHRMTGLKTEHDGCMALLFPGTDASAAARAVSGELSPLLGRPVSCGAAGPGRGVMEVRRVFQEAVRCLDAVTALDAPGATAAPQDLGFLGVLLSDDRDVRGFVDATIGPILRHDEEHFTEFAVTLEAYFAAKSSPTGAAGALHVHPNTVSRRLERITALLGPDWQNPGPLLEIQLALRLHRVRDVLRG